GTACATCCACCCGAGCATCACCTCGGCGTCCGGACTCCCCGCTTCCGCCGCGCGCAGGTACCAGGCGGCGGCGATGTTGTCGCTTAGCGGAGCTCCGCGCCCCGTGAGGTGCATCCCGGCGATCTGCAGCTGCCCGTCGACGTACCCCTCCTCCGCCGCACGCCGGTACCCGTCGAGCGCCTCGACTTCGTCCTTCGGTTCGCCCCGGCCGTAGGCGTAGAGAACGCCCCGGAGGAAGATCCCTTCCGGCACGCTACGCTCCGCGGCCTTCCGGATCCAGTCCGCCGCCGCCCACTCGTTCTGCGCCACGCCGTGGCCGTAGAGAAGCGCCCGTCCGTACCCCGCGAACGCCTCCGCGTTTCCCTTCTCCGCGGCCTTCCGATACCACGTCGCCGCTTCGAAGGGGTCCTTCGGTACCCCGAACCCCTCGCGGTACATCGACGCGAGCCGCGCCTGGGCGTCGGGATCGCCGGCTTCCGCGGCCATCCGGTACCACATCGCTGCCGCCTCGGGGTCTTTCGGAACCCCGTTCCCCTCGAGGGACCGCCACGCGAGCAGCTTCTGTGCCGCGACGTCCCCGCTCCCGGCGGCCTTCCGGTACCACGCGAGGGATTCCGCCCCGTCCCGCGGGACGCCCATCCCCTGTTCATACAGGAACCCGAGGAGGGATTGCGCGCCCGGGTGCCCCTGGTCCGCCGCCAGACGGCACCATTTTGCCGCCTCCGTGGGGTCCTTCCCGACGCCGCGCCCGCTCGCGTACCGGGCGGCCAGGGCGAAGCGCGCGGCGGCATGCCCGAGGGGGGCCGCCTTCGCGTACCACCTCACGGCCTCCCCGTCGCTGCGGGGAACTCCCTGCCCCGACGCGTGGAGATCCCCGATCCGCGTCATCGCCTCCGCGTCGTTCGGGTCGGCCTTGACGGCCGCGCGGAAACTTTTCAGTGCCTTCTTGTATTGGCGGGCCGCGACCTGCTTCACCCCCTGCCGGACCTTCGCGCTCTCGGCGACCGACGAGGACGGAAAGAGGGAAAGAAGGAGCAATACGGCGGAGAGGAGAATCCGCAGGCGCATCACCTCCGAACCTTGCGCATCCCCTTCGGCGTCTTGCCGAACAGGACGCCCGTCCGCAGGACCGGCTTCCCGTCGAGGTAGAGATCGCCCTGTACGCGCAGGTCCTTGATCATGTCCCAGTGGACCGCCGAGTCG
The window above is part of the Deltaproteobacteria bacterium genome. Proteins encoded here:
- a CDS encoding sel1 repeat family protein yields the protein MRLRILLSAVLLLLSLFPSSSVAESAKVRQGVKQVAARQYKKALKSFRAAVKADPNDAEAMTRIGDLHASGQGVPRSDGEAVRWYAKAAPLGHAAARFALAARYASGRGVGKDPTEAAKWCRLAADQGHPGAQSLLGFLYEQGMGVPRDGAESLAWYRKAAGSGDVAAQKLLAWRSLEGNGVPKDPEAAAMWYRMAAEAGDPDAQARLASMYREGFGVPKDPFEAATWYRKAAEKGNAEAFAGYGRALLYGHGVAQNEWAAADWIRKAAERSVPEGIFLRGVLYAYGRGEPKDEVEALDGYRRAAEEGYVDGQLQIAGMHLTGRGAPLSDNIAAAWYLRAAEAGSPDAEVMLGWMYEVGRGVPKDLGESVRWFRLAAAQGNTVARDHLKYLETLH